A single region of the Accipiter gentilis chromosome 6, bAccGen1.1, whole genome shotgun sequence genome encodes:
- the THPO gene encoding thrombopoietin yields the protein MELNRLLLLTSFLLHMEEGHANLTRLVCDNRLIQKYIGEAKDMEKKAGQCQALPTLSCPTVLPLVDFSLQQWKSKSNETKRQEILCNLALLVGAVVEAQGQVTQECGARQLSQLYRHANSFFLLLQTFSWEAGSWEPGCSTHSMEQTHITSIFLTYRQLVQGKLRFFFHDLAKDLCKQSQEGGRDPQWRAR from the exons ATGGAGCTGAACA GACTGCTCCTCCTCACATCCTTCCTCCTGCACATGGAAGAGGGCCATGCCAACCTAACACGGCTGGTCTGCGACAACAGGCTCATCCAGAAGTACATCGGGGAGGCCAAGGACATGGAGAAGAAAGCG GGCCAGTGCCAGGCACTGCCCACACTCAGCTGCCCCACGGTGCTGCCCTTGGTGGACTTCAGCCTCCAGCAGTGGAAATCCAAATCG AATGAGACCAAGCGGCAGGAGATCCTGTGCAACCTGGCACTGCTGGTGGGTGCCGTGGTAGAGGCCCAGGGCCAGGTGACCCAGGAGTGCGGGGCCAGGCAGCTGAGCCAGCTTTACCGACACGCCAACTCCTTCTTCCTGCTCCTGCAGACCTTCAGCTGGGAG GCAGGATCCTGGGAGCCAGGCTGCTCCACGCACTCCATGGAGCAGACCCACATCACCAGCATTTTCCTCACCTACCGGCAGCTAGTGCAGGGCAAGCTGCGCTTCTTCTTCCATGACCTGGCCAAGGACTTGTGCAAGCAAAGCCAGGAAGGTGGCAGAGACCCTCAGTGGAGGGCCCGGTGA